The Brachyhypopomus gauderio isolate BG-103 chromosome 1, BGAUD_0.2, whole genome shotgun sequence genome includes the window AGATGACATCATTGTGTTTTCCCGCACGCCAGAGGAACATCTCCAACACTTAGAAGCTGTCTTTGGTAAATTAAAGCAAGCCCAGTTGACGCTGAATGTGAAAAAATGCCGCCTTTTTCAAACTCGGCTTACCTTTCTGGGGCATGTTGTATCTGGTCAAGGGGTGGAAGTGGATCCAGAGAAGGTTGCTGCTATCCAGCAGTACCGAACCCCTACGGACTTGAAGAGTCTGCAAAGGTTTTTAGGTCTAGTGGGGTGGTATCATAAGTTCATTCCCCGTCTGGCTGACGTATCTATCCCATTGAACCACTTAAAAAAGAAAGGTGTTAGTTGGGAGTGGACAGAAGAGTGTCAACAATCTTTCCTGAAATTAAAAGCAGCTCTCCAATCTCCTCCGGTGTTGGCCCAACCCCAGCGGGACATCCCGTTCCAAGTCCAAACTGACGCGAGTGATGCGGGATTGGGAGCTGTGCTTAGCCAGGAGATAAACGGAGAAGAAAAGGTCTTAGCCTATGCCTCAAGAGCACTCAGAGGGGCAGAATTGAGATACTCCACAACTGAGAAAGAATGTCTCGCGGTAGTGTGGGCTGTGGAAAAATGGAGACATTACCTTGAAGGCACAGTGTTTGACGTCTTTACAGACCACAGTGCACTTACGTGGGCCTTCAACTCTCCAAAGCCAGTGTCCAGATTAACAAGGTGGACACTTAGACTGCAGGCTTTTAACTTCCGAGTCCACTACAGGAAGGGGTGTTGCAATGTAGTACCGGATGCGCTGTCGAGGGCCACATCTACCACAGAAAGTAGCGTCTGCATAGCTGCAGCATACTGGTGTGACCTTCCCTGTACTCTCTCAGGTATTGAAGCCGCGCAGAAAGGTAGCGTGGTGTGTGACCAAGTAAAGGACACCTGCACAAGTACCAAGATGGGGCGGGTGCAATATCTAGAGCAACAAGGCGTTCTCTACCGTGTAGTACCTTCCAGGTTTGGGGGAAACAACCATCAATTAGTAGTCCCAGAACAACTGACGAACCAGTTCTTGGACTACTTTCACAGTAGTCCTTTTGGAGGTCACTTGGGGAGAATGAAAACCCTCAGAAGGATCCTGGAGGTGGCTTGGTGGCCTAGTATGCGCAAAGATGTGTGGAAATACGTGAAGGAATGTCAAATATGCCAACGATATAAGAGCCCGAATGTGAAACCTGCGGGTTTTATACAGCAAACCGAAGTCAGTCAACCGGGGGAGATGATCGGGGTGGATTTTATGGGTCCCTTCCCGAGAAGTCGAGCCCGGAACACTATGTTAATGGTTAGTGTAGATTATGGATCCAAATGGGTGGAATTGTTTCCTTTACGAGATGCCAAGACTCCACAAGTTTGCAGAATACTCAAGGATGAAATATTCACCCGCTGGGGTGTCCCTGCGTTCATTGTGACGGACAGAGGACCACAGTGGACCAGTGAAATGATGGCCAAGTTGTGTGAAGCATGGGGCGTTACTCAAAAACTGACCACAGCATATCATCCCCAAACAAACCTGACTGAAAGGGTGAATAGAACCCTGAAAACCATGATTGCCTCCTTTGTGGGTAAACATCACCAGGATTGGGATCAGTGGCTACCTGAGTTTCGTCTATCCATCAATACTGCAGTTCATGAGTCAACTGGTGTGCAGCCTGCGGTGTTAGCTTTGGGGCGCTTCATAAAGGGCCCATTTGAACGCCTCATTGCTGTGGCTCCTACACCATACACTGCAGCCTACAACACTTTACATGACCACACAAGGTTGCGTAGGGAGGTAGAAAGGCATCTGGGTGTAGCTAGAGCCAGACAAGCCAGATACTACAATGATAGACGCAGATGTGTACAGTTTGTAGTtggcagtgttgccatagttactttgaaacagtaatccgactactgactactgactacttctttaaaaagtaactcagttaagttactgactacttgcttttaaaagtaactaagttagattacttttagttactttcagcagaggctgatcccccgccccctaacatgaaaatgactaccagttctgccaatactcactttattgacatgtattttaaccggaacatcaaaaatgacactggcatttgtaaactttttcttgaaataggcttacatgttttttaaataaataaataagacagtctttctgttcaaccccgcccacttacagggttgccaactctcacgcattgagacacacgcatttgactgtcttcacacgcttacacgccacacttccgatatctcacgccgaaaaaaattctagtttatttacctctgatccacatctatgattcaatgagttactagttcgatctggcgccaaccaccggcgatcgatcgatcgccatataatactgaatttagtccattttacaccccgcccggtaacaatttacgttcgccgccaagccccggttttttttcaggtttgacgttgtgtttttgaaagtagacagcactctgtcgccagcacagagtgtacaacggaccttaatgttgtcttccttattgttcacatctgactttggcgccgcagagcagagatgacgtaaccgcgtaagaaacgtgtagccaaaaaataagaatgaataaatataacctacgttcccccaaaatgcagaaatagtaacgcacgatgttttagataagtaactttaatctgactactagtttttaaatagtagttgcgttagactactcgttactgaaaaaagtagtccgactacagtaacgcgttactaagtaacgcgttaccggcatcactggtaGTTGGGGATCTGGTTTGGATCAAGACACACCCTCTGTCGAATGCAGCTGCTAAGTTCTCAGCCAAACTTGCGTCCAAGTGGAAGGGACCAGCTCAGGTTGTGAAGCAATTAGGCCCGAATAATTACAGAGTGAGATGGGGTGACGAGAAAGTGAGGACTGATAACATTAACGTGGTTGACCTTAAGCCCTACTATGGCCCTGCTATGCCgctggctggggggggggggggggatctgtaACAAGCTCACAATAGGTCTGCTCCGGTTAAGGTTTTATTGTGTTCTTTGTGTTGTGGGTTGGGGGATGTTTTGAACGATACGAAGAGTAACGGTATCGCATCGCTTTATCCCTTACACATCCATTGAGCCCTTGCCACCTCATTCACAACGTCACGGGCAAATCATCGAATGGGAAGTGAGGAACGTGTAAATAAGGACGGCACGGTTGGACGGTGGGAAATACCTGTCGAGAGAGCTAATTTTTCGGAGTCGCCTGGCGTGCACGCCGAGAGTTTTGGATTGTTTTACTGAGGGTGATCCGGCGCGGGATAACCAGCTCGGAGCTCCGATCGGACTATGTCGCAGAAGTTGTATCTTCCTTGCTGTGGGTGAGCCGACGGATTTTGGTGAGGCCGCCGTGCCTCCCATTCAATTCCGttctctagctctctctcctccatctcctatgTGTCTGTGGAATCATTGACTGGGTCGCGCGGCGATTAATCAGGCCGCTGGGGGAACGGACTTACGCACTTACACTCATACATAAACACGCACTCACAAACATGTTGAACGGACACACAGGGGACTAAGATCGCCGAGTCTTAGTGGTTTCGTTTGATTTATGGTGTTAATTGCttgatatgtatatatgtatgtataggtgGGGAAACAACGGGAGGGATTAAAATCGGTCGGTTGAAACTGTATTTCGTTGTACGAGCTCCAAGCATTACTCTCCGCCCTAACCTTAAAAGGTGTTTGTAACGTCTCGCTATAAGAGTGGATCCATTAGCAGAGAGTGTTACAACTGTAGTATAGAGAGCAGTCTTCACCGAACGTATCTCCCTCTCCCATGCACCCCCAAAGTGAGGTGCAGCTGGGGGGTTGAAATGAAACGAAATCATCTGCTTGGATAGGTGTTGTTGCAAGACTGGAGACAACGTTGTGAATGCTTCTCTAagctccctctcacctccccgGAAATTGGTCCCTTGGTCTGAGAACAGCTCCACAGGTCTGCCTCTTCGTGCGATGAATCTCCGAAGAGCCATCAGAAATGAGTCAGTATCAATAGAGGTCAGGATGTCTAGATGCACAGCTCTAGTAGTCAGGCATTTAAAGACAATCCCCCATCTCTTCTCAGCCCGCCGCCCCACTTTGACCCCTAGTAGCCCGAAACAGTCCATTCCAGTGGAATAGAAGGCGGGCTTGAACAGACGAAGGCAGGCTGCAGGGAGGTCAGCCATCTTAGGCACAGCAGGTTTCGACTTCCACCGACGACAATCAGCACAGCTGCTCTGGAGACGGCGGATCGCCTCGCGTCCTCGCAGGATCCAGTAAGAGCGGCGGATCTCAGCGAGCACTCGTTCTGGACCTGGGTGTCGCAGACGTCGGTCAAAATCCTGAATCAGCAGCTTTGTCGTTGGATGTGCTGGCTCTAGGATGATTGGATGTAGGGTATTAAACTCTAGATGCTCCAATCTGCGAAGTCTCCCCCCCACGCGGATAAGCTCTACGCTTCCATCAAACTCGGGAGATAAAGCTATCAGTCGGCTGCTCTTGGGAATAGGTTTACCATCTCTCAGACGGTGGAATTCCTCTAGTTAGCGCAGCAacatcccaatcccaatctattAAGTGGCCAATTGACGGCCCCAAAGGGGGGCTGCGCGCCGAAGCCCCCAGATTTTTGCCGGGTCGGTGACCTCCAGAAAAGTGTAATTTAAACGAGCCCAACACAGCCTCAGCGGAAGTTGCCCACAGATAACACACAGCAAACTAATGCCGATGACCGGACAGAACGGCGTAGGGCAGCCAGAACGTGCATCTGGCAGTGTCGGCGCCCTGAATTTAAAGCCCAGCCCTACGTAGGATGCCCGAGCAGCGTGATGACGCAACCCATGACGCGGCATGGCTGCAGCACCCGTAGTGGTGCCGAGGCACCCTacacagacaacactgcaaataatgtgacgcgtcaagtataaacgaggtgtgcggagtcgtgcTACGGTGACTCGCGAAAGTTTATTCCAGTCTTGATTAAGTTTaaccagtcttaatggtccaatgaaggtaatttaaaaaccagtacatttcctcatatatatatatatatatatatatatatatatatatatatatatatatatatatatatatatacacaattttgtatgtgtgtaaattgTCCTCTTTGTTACGTGTGGAGCAGCCAGGCACCGATGAGTAACATGGTGAACATACACTTTTAATATTGACACTGGTGAAGTCCAGCGCGATAGCGCAAGCACACAAAACGGTCAACTCACGCAGGCATGAACttaagacaaagacgagcacgagacattgcgcgaacgcacattaaatgagTGCAGAACACATTCCTCAGTGATCacaagacaaggcacaggtgagaccaacgaacacgctcactaacgacccacacccatggaactacaaacatggacataactacacgcagacaacgtaacaaCACCGGTGTTCCAGTCCGATCATGTTGTCTATACCAATATAGACTATGTTCCAATGTCTAGGCTACAATCAGCATAGAACaagtaacactgcagtgcacTCCCGTGCAAACGAAGCCCACGAAGAATAAACAAATcagtaacttccggggcacacaaatgggtcaagtaaaaaaatctaaatcaagTTCAGCTCCAAATCTGTTTTTTAATTTTGcaatttttgtttggatcataaaataaaaaacagaaaaatacaagccttATAGGTCCGTGTACGTTCCGTCCAAAGCATTTTCGTTTTTTAATTAAGTATTTGGAGAGCGCGAGTTGACTGGATTTTATTGTTTCCTTCACTTTGTAGTGTGTTATATTTGGAAAATGACATATTATATTTTCCAGAATTATTTTATGTATgaaaaatgaaattataaaataaagtCTCAATAGATTATTTAAAAACGAACTGATTCTGAAAATTATTCTGAAAAGTTTTCTCATAAACCGGATGTACTTGCAGAGGGGTATCTTTCAAACATGGATTCTCCAACGTTAGAGCCTTACTATGAGGTTATCCGAAATATGTCCGAAAGCGGAGCAACAGATGCAGAAATAACGCGCCGTTTACTTTCTGAAGGTGTTCGTAACGGAGCGTCGGAAAGGAGTATACGAAGATTTCGTTCAGAGCATGGCTTAATGAAGAGGACGGTCACAGATGAGCATCTTGAGCTGGCTGTAGCATCAGCTGTTAGAGAGGTTAGATTATAATCACGATTCAATTCGTCGGTTCCATACATTTATGACAAAATAGCCATGTTGCTGTCCTCACATCGATATGGTTTCTTGTATTGTTTTACACAGACGGGATCAACTTTTGGCCGCAAATTAATGACAGGATATCTGTCATCTAAAGGTCTTCATGCAtcagaggggagagtggggagaATACTGCGAGCTACGCATCAGCCTTATCATGAAGCACGGTGCCAAGTGAGCTGCCTGCCATTCTAAACATCTCGTTCAGCATACCCAAATGATACTTCTGCCCTTGATATTTCCTAGAGGCCAGTCTTGGCCATTCGCCATGTTTAAAGTTGTTGGTTGCTACAATTCAACCCTCTAAAGGAgtttgagagagagtgaggattTGGAACAACAGGTTCTTGAAATGCCTATACTCTTACCTTTCAAGATGTCAGTACATTTGTACTGTTTCTAATgaacatttttatatataattttaaccGGGAAGGATCTTCAGAATGCAGTAGCAAAGAACTCCATGCAGCACTTGACAAGCATTAGGAATGTTAAAGGTGCAAAATGTGGCAGTGGGCATGTCCCTGGGGCTGTGATTTTGGATGTTTACTTCATTTGTGCCTCCTGAGAAAAGTAGATATGTCACACTTCCTCTTTCTTTATTACTCAGGGTGCAAGAAACCTCAACCCAGTGCCCTATAATGCTGAATACATGGGACATAAAATCCATTTGGACCaaaatgaaaagcttgtgatgtTTGGGGTGACTCATGTGCTTGCAGTTGATGGATACAGCAGCAAAATTGTGGGGTATTCTACAATGCCTGTAAAGAATAACCTAACAATATATGGAGAAGTCTACAGGTAATGAGCATTATGTGGTTAATTATGAACAATGTACTATTAACCAACAGTCTggaatttaatttaaatatatatttgtcaGCTAAATGTAAGTGTTGTGTTATAGACCAGCGGTTCTCTCCTTTGGGTTATGGGACACAGTAAGAGTTGATTGTGGAAAAGAATTCTACCTCACACTTTTTATGCAAGAACAGCTTGCAAAGTACAGATACAACCAAGCAAGGCTGCCTTATTTGCAAACTCCATCAACACAGGTAATTTTGGGATTGCCCAGCAAATTATTCAAAGTATTTCTTCTACAACACTTAATTCTTACAACTCTTAATTCTTATGTATACATTAATTTATACTAGTACTGTTTTTGTTGTATACACAAACATTTTCTTCCAACAGAACCACACAGTTGAGAGGATGTGGCCCGAAGTAAATAACCGGGTTAATTACCCAATCAAGGAGGCGTTAATTCAGTTAATGGACAAAGACGAATTGAACATGGAAGATAACGTGGTCAGATATTGCGTATCCAACCTGTCTTGCCAAATAGCACATCTTGGACTCACTCGAGTAGTTCAGGCATGGAACGCACACAGGATTCCAGGTGAGTATTTTTTAGCTACAATAAATCTATAAAATACATTACAACCTTGCATATATTTACATTACTATTCAAATCATGCATTTCAGGGAAAGGAATACCAAATGTTTTAGCCAGACATGGCTGCTACACTAAACTTTCAGAAGACCTCTTACCAGATGCCTCAACTGCAGCAAATCAGTACCAACTGGAAGTGGGGTCTTCCCTGACAAGAGTGTCATCATTTGCTGTAGACCCTTTCCCCTCAGACACAGACAAAGAACAAGCAGAGAGGCAGTTTGGGGAGAACTACCCAAACATGTTTTATTTGCTAGAGAGCACTGTGAATCATCAGAATGGACATTTACAAGAAGCTTTGAAACTGTTAATAGACATAACTCGAAGGAATATATAAATATTGAATTGAAAATTAACCCATTGGAACAGTATGTTGAATGTTCAGTACATGCATTTTCTATTCTGTTGCAGTGTCATTGGTCAACCtgcagatcttttttttttatgtataaaAAAGTGGTTCATAAATCCCCACCAAATAAGGGTAACCTAAGAAACAAGAACTTCCTTTGGTTTAAAAACTGTACAAACTATGCCACACTTTTCACTGTAACTTGTACAAATGTTGGATAGCAAAAACACTTAAATGTAAACAACTGAATACACATAATGTTAAATTTCAGCTATGGGTTTTTTTGGGCTCTTGCTCAATCATCAAACTTGAACAATGTCTTGAATCACACCCAAGACTTCAGTGAGCCCTGCAAGCCTATGCACATTAAAGCTGAAGTGATCTCCTCGGCACCTCATGCACTGGTCAGAGGTTTCCTGCCACTGCTGTACACAGACCTTGCATCCAATGAGGCTATTGCAGCATGTAGCAAACATGGGCTCAGCCATGAGACCTGAATAAAGCAAATGACAAAATGCAGTACAAAATCAGTACATGACAAATCCAGATACATATAACAAGAACACATCATGAACAGTCTCCATATTGACACATTCCAAAATCAAGTACAAGTGTATAAAGAGATTCTCAAATGCACACTGCTGTGCAAAGATGTAGGATGATCCAAGATATGTCATTTATCCAGGCATTTATTTGCTTAGAAAAGACATCTAATACATAATATTGAACTTCCAAGTGGACAGAATTAAAATACGAGTTTTGGAAAGAACACCCAATGAAACTTACTTCACTTACctttacacactacacacataaaGGCCTCCTTCATGATTTTAGACTGACCATCAGTAACAAATTTGATGGCTTTAGTGCTGTTGGCCACATCTGTA containing:
- the LOC143525735 gene encoding uncharacterized protein LOC143525735, yielding MDSPTLEPYYEVIRNMSESGATDAEITRRLLSEGVRNGASERSIRRFRSEHGLMKRTVTDEHLELAVASAVRETGSTFGRKLMTGYLSSKGLHASEGRVGRILRATHQPYHEARCQGARNLNPVPYNAEYMGHKIHLDQNEKLVMFGVTHVLAVDGYSSKIVGYSTMPVKNNLTIYGEVYRPAVLSFGLWDTVRVDCGKEFYLTLFMQEQLAKYRYNQARLPYLQTPSTQNHTVERMWPEVNNRVNYPIKEALIQLMDKDELNMEDNVVRYCVSNLSCQIAHLGLTRVVQAWNAHRIPGKGIPNVLARHGCYTKLSEDLLPDASTAANQYQLEVGSSLTRVSSFAVDPFPSDTDKEQAERQFGENYPNMFYLLESTVNHQNGHLQEALKLLIDITRRNI